From the genome of Vicia villosa cultivar HV-30 ecotype Madison, WI linkage group LG2, Vvil1.0, whole genome shotgun sequence, one region includes:
- the LOC131648903 gene encoding uncharacterized protein LOC131648903 gives MSQSSKFPSSKTTSNSDPRTPNINPNEVLAVAPLRMVSTEDLQVKKPRSPHARRPKEVVRGKSYNPSSSIDLENLTKEGSQYTHQAIAQIVTRVLDEQRQVLGISVPLQIANPDSTQNPNTNDKVNEKNDDEAVDVAQNVIDNTKNLDVQGNDVAADATQDVTDKNENDPNDDSGNNVVDLDDISNGELIANVNPSIAKRLMTRKGKKIADQSPPKRRVPKTTSTGPIRSKAGSKDNSTGPSKMDVQDIPLKKKPTSSKLAAKVPNVPIVNISFHSTSSVNRWKYVHQKRLALERELAQNALDCKDIMELIHAAGLMKTVTHFATCYEMLVKEFSVNLLEEYADRNSKEYRKVYVRGRCVTFSSTVINNYLGRSDDAQPELEVSNNKVCQVITANQVKSWPLKGKLSASKLSMRYAMLHKIGAANWVPTNHKSTIAIVLGRFIYTVGTKAKFDYGTYIFEQTMKHAGSLSIKGPIAFPSLICGIILN, from the exons ATGTCTCAGTCATCCAAATTCCCCTCTTCCAAGACTACATCTAACTCAGACCCAAGAACTCCAAATATAAACCCTAATGAAGTGCTTGCTGTTGCTCCCCTGAGAATGGTGTCCACTGAAGATCTTCAAGTGAAGAAGCCTCGCTCTCCACATGCAAGAAGACCAAAAGAAGTTGTACGTGGTAAGTCCTATAACCCCTCATCGTCTATTGATCTTGAGAACCTGACAAAGGAAGGATCACAGTACACTCACCAGGCTATTGCACAAATAGTCACTAGAGTCTTGGATGAACAGCGTCAAGTTCTTGGAATTTCTGTACCTCTACAAATTGCTAACCCTGACTCCACTCAGAACCCTAACACAAATGAtaaggttaatgagaagaatgatGATGAAGCTGTTGATGTTGCTCAAAATGTCATTGACAACACTAAGAATCTTGATGTCCAAGGAAATGATGTAGCTGCTGATGCTACTCAGGATGTcactgacaaaaatgagaatgatCCTAATGATGATTCAGGTAATAATGTTGTGGATCTTGATGATATATCTAATGGTGAACTGATTGCCAATGTAAATCCCAGCATAGCAAAAAGGCTCATGACCAGGAAAGGTAAGAAAATAGCTGATCAGAGTCCTCCCAAGAGGAGAGTTCCAAAGACTACCTCAACTGGACCCATCAGGAGTAAAGCTGGTTCCAAAGATAATTCCACCGGTCCCAGTAAAA TGGATGTTCAAGACATTCCACTAAAGAAGAAGCCTACTTCCAGCAAGCTTGCTGCGAAAGTCCCTAATGTGCCCATAGTAAATATTTCCTTCCATTCCACTTCAAGTGTCAACAGgtggaaatatgtccaccaaaaGAGACTGGCCCTTGAGAGAGAATTAGCTCAGAATGCTCTTGATTGCAAAGATATAATGGAACTGATTCATGCTGCTGGGTTGATGAAGACTGTTACTCACTTTGCCACATGCTATGAAATGCTGGTGAAAGAATTCAGTGTGAACCTCTTAGAAGAATATGCTGATAGGAATTCTAAGGAATATAGGAAAGTGTATGTGAGGGGCAGGTGTGTTACCTTTTCTTCCACTGTGATTAATAACTATTTGGGGAGGTCTGATGACGCTCAACCTGAGCTGGAAGTCTCTAATAACAAGGTATGCCAAGTCATCACTGCCAACCAAGTCAAGAGTTGGCCTTTAAAAGGAAAGTTGTCTGCCAGCAAGCTAAGCATGAGGTATGCCATGTTGCACAAAATTGGTGCTGCAAATTGGGTGCCTACCAATCATAAGTCTACCATTGCTATTGTCTTAGGAAGATTTATCTATACCGTGGGAACAAAAGCCAAATTTGATTATGGTACTTACATATTTGAGCAGACTATGAAGCATGCAGGAAGCCTCAGTATAAAAGGTCCGATAGCTTTTCCATCCCTCATATGTGGCATTATTCTGAATTAG